CTCTGCGGAGCTCCGGACCGTTTCCTTGTTGCCGGGCTCGCGGCCAATTTGAGCGCCCGGAGCGATTGCGCTAGATTCTCGGCTATGGCGGAAAGAAGGCAGGCAGCAACGGGGAGGCGTAAGCGGACCATGATTACGACATTGTTGGCGTGCATGATATTGGGCGCCGCCGAGGCGCAGAACTTATTGCCCAATCCGTCGTTCGAACAACTCGACGACGGCAAACCCGCCGGGTGGCATACGCGCGTATGGGGCGGGGAGGCGGCGTTCGAAGTGGCTGAAACCGGGCACTCGGGCAGCCGTTCGGCGATGATGCGGTCGGAAAAGGGCGCCGATACGACGTGGAGCGTCGAGCTCCCCGTGAAACCCTTCTCGGTCTACCGGTTGTCCGGGTGGATCAAGACCGAGAACGTGACACCCGCCACGGGCGAAGGAGCTTTGTTCAACCTCCACGGCATGCCTTACAAGACCCAAGCCCTCACGGGCACCCATGACTGGACGAAGGTCGAACTGACCTTCGAGACCGACGAGCAGGACTCCGTCTTGTTCAACTGCCTCCTGGGCGGATGGGGACTGGCTACGGGCACGGCGTGGTACGACGATGTGTCGATCGAACTCGTCAAACAAGGAGAACTCGACGTGAGCGCAACCATCGACGCCGCCAAGACCGGCGAGCCGCTGTCCACGTACGTTTACGGGCAGTTCATCGAACATCTCGGCCGCTGCATCTACGGGGGCATCTGGGCCGAACTGCTTGAGGACCGGAAATTCTTCTACGGCGTGAACGCCGAGGAATCGCCCTGGAAAGCGCAGAACCAAGGCGATGGCAGAGTCGAGATGACCACGGAGAACGCCTACGCGGGCGAGCAGAATGTGCGGCTGATTCCCGGCAGCGGGACCGCCGGCATCGTGCAGATGGGCATTCCGCTTGTCAAAGGGCGGGCATATGAGGGCCGGCTCGTGATGGCGGCGACGGAAGACATTAATGGTGTGCGGCTGGCCGTGGCCTGGGGTACCGAGCGTGAGCAAGCCGTCCACGTTGTATTCAGCGACCTCTCGCCCGGGTTCAAGGCCTACGACTTTTCGTTCACGGCGGAAGGCGACGCCAATCCCGGCATCTTCCATGTGGGTGCGCAGGGGTCCGGACGGGTCGATATCGGCACGGTCTCGCTGATGCCGGCCGACAACGTTCGCGGCATGCGCGCGGATACCCTCGAGTTGCTCAAACAGCTCAATGCACCGGTATACCGGTGGCCGGGCGGCAATTTCGTGAGCGGATACGATTGGAACGACGGGATCGGCCCGCGCGACAAGCGGCCGCCCCGCAAGAATCCGGCCTGGAAAGGCATCGAGCACAATGATTTCGGCCTGGACGAGTTCATGGTGTTCTGCGAGACCGTCGGCGCCAAGCCGTTGGTTGTCGTAAACAGCGGCGCGGGAAACCTGGAGCTTGCTCTCGCCGAGTTGGAGTACGCCAACGGCGCGGCGGATACGCCCATGGGCAAACGGCGCGCGGAGAACGGGCATCCCCAACCCTACGGCGTCACGTGGTGGGGCGTCGGCAACGAGATGTACGGCGACTGGCAGATCGGCCACATGCCGCTTGAGGAATACGTGAAGAAGCACAACAGCTTTGTCGAGGCCATGCGCGCGCAGGATCCGTCGATCAAGCTGATCGCCGTGGGCGCGACAGGCAAGTGGAGCGAGACCATGCTGACCGAGTGCGCGGACCACATGGACCTGCTCAGCGAGCATTTCTATTGCGGCGAGAAACAAGGCGTCGCGGCCCACGTCAACCAGATCGTGCAATCCATCCGCGACAAGGCCGAGCGGCACCGCTGGTACCACGCGAACCTCCCATCCCTGGCGGGCAAGCACATCCCGATCGCCATGGACGAGTGGAACTACTGGTATGGCGAGGAGCTGTACGGCGAGATAGGCGTACGGTACCATCTTAAAGACGCGCTGGGCATTGCCGCGGGCATCCACGAATACGCGCGCAACAGCGACGTTATCTTCATGGCCAATTACGCGCAGACCGTCAACGTGATCGGCTGTATCAAGACCACCGGCGCCGCCGCGGCATGGGACACCACGGGCTTGCCGTTGCTGCTCTACCGGCGCGAGTTCGGCACGATACCGGTAGCAGTGAAATGCGGGCGGCCTATTGACGTGATGGCTGCCTGGACCGCCGACCGCAAGGCCCTCACCATCGGCGTGGTCAATCCCCTCGCGGAGGCGCGCGAGGTGCCGTTCACCTTGAACAATGCAAGCATCACGGGCAACGGCACGGTGTGGACCATCGCCGGAACCGATCCCATGCTCTACAACGTGCCCGGCGAGGCGCCAAAGGTCGAGATTGTCGAATCGCCGGCGACCGGCATTAGCGACACGCTCGACGTGCCCGGTTACAGCATCAGCCTGTTCCGGTTGCCGGTAAAGTAAGCCGGGCGCCAGAAACACTTAACGGCCCCGCGCCGCGAGGCCGTAACCAGACAGACGGCCCTAAGCAGGCCCGTTCGCACGGGGCGGTCTCTCTGAAAAGATCGCGGAAACCGGGAGATCGGAGTACGATACCAGCCGGGAACCGCGGAGGGGGCCTCCGTGTATGCGTCTGCAGAAGGAGTCCATATCATGAGACAGACCTGCCTTATTGTTCTCTTCCTTCTGGCACTCACGGCGTTCGCCGCTGAAGGGCCGGACTACCTGTTGCTCGTCACGGAAACGCCGCTGTCCGGCGGTCTGCTTGCGCGTGACTTCGAACTTGCGCAGTTTGTTCACATCGACCCGGCTCAATTCGCGCCGAAGGCGTTTCTCGAACAGGGAGAAGACCTGTCCCCGCTGGTCCTCCAGTTCGACGTCCGCGAAGATGGGCCGGACCGGCTGCTACTTGAGGCGCCGGGCGATATCCAGGCCGGCGCGCGCATCCGGTTCTACGCCTCCGGCGGCCCCGAGAGTGCGCCGCCCGCGCCCGCAGCCGCCGTCTCCGCGAAGGTCGAGAATGGCGTCATCACGATCAATAACGGCATCGTCGAAGCCGTTCATAACCCCGCTGCCATCGGCGGGCTGCCCTCCAAAATCACCTTCCTCGAGACAGGCCAGGTTTTTGAAGGCTATTTCTTCAACGACCGCGTCTACAGCAAGGAAACCGGCGCGTTCTCCATTCGCTTTGACACCCAGCCCGAGGTACGCCTGC
Above is a window of Candidatus Hydrogenedentota bacterium DNA encoding:
- a CDS encoding alpha-L-arabinofuranosidase C-terminal domain-containing protein, which codes for MITTLLACMILGAAEAQNLLPNPSFEQLDDGKPAGWHTRVWGGEAAFEVAETGHSGSRSAMMRSEKGADTTWSVELPVKPFSVYRLSGWIKTENVTPATGEGALFNLHGMPYKTQALTGTHDWTKVELTFETDEQDSVLFNCLLGGWGLATGTAWYDDVSIELVKQGELDVSATIDAAKTGEPLSTYVYGQFIEHLGRCIYGGIWAELLEDRKFFYGVNAEESPWKAQNQGDGRVEMTTENAYAGEQNVRLIPGSGTAGIVQMGIPLVKGRAYEGRLVMAATEDINGVRLAVAWGTEREQAVHVVFSDLSPGFKAYDFSFTAEGDANPGIFHVGAQGSGRVDIGTVSLMPADNVRGMRADTLELLKQLNAPVYRWPGGNFVSGYDWNDGIGPRDKRPPRKNPAWKGIEHNDFGLDEFMVFCETVGAKPLVVVNSGAGNLELALAELEYANGAADTPMGKRRAENGHPQPYGVTWWGVGNEMYGDWQIGHMPLEEYVKKHNSFVEAMRAQDPSIKLIAVGATGKWSETMLTECADHMDLLSEHFYCGEKQGVAAHVNQIVQSIRDKAERHRWYHANLPSLAGKHIPIAMDEWNYWYGEELYGEIGVRYHLKDALGIAAGIHEYARNSDVIFMANYAQTVNVIGCIKTTGAAAAWDTTGLPLLLYRREFGTIPVAVKCGRPIDVMAAWTADRKALTIGVVNPLAEAREVPFTLNNASITGNGTVWTIAGTDPMLYNVPGEAPKVEIVESPATGISDTLDVPGYSISLFRLPVK